From a region of the Argiope bruennichi chromosome 8, qqArgBrue1.1, whole genome shotgun sequence genome:
- the LOC129980722 gene encoding uncharacterized protein LOC129980722 yields the protein MFAENVLRAWERSRISESTDDATSQRSLEKLMCFLRHEVESEEMIRLACEGFGKDRGSGAIRKDCQKSVHKDEPTAATLISSTTGAKLNCIFCDRPHLSQDCQKLSDMSYEGRKSQVIRKRCCFVCLKVGHLAKRCHSGVRCLICKRRHYPLLCPDLRKEKESNFSSKDRTADNEQRSTESLLTNLPSEHEIHLKTIMIRLRNRD from the coding sequence ATGTTTGCAGAAAATGTTCTGCGAGCGTGGGAAAGGAGTAGAATTTCGGAAAGTACTGATGATGCTACAAGTCAGAGATCCCTGGAAAAACTTATGTGCTTTTTACGCCATGAAGTCGAATCAGAAGAAATGATACGTTTAGCTTGTGAAGGATTCGGTAAAGATAGGGGAAGTGGGGCTATACGAAAAGATTGTCAGAAATCGGTCCATAAAGATGAACCCACTGCGGCTACGTTAATTTCAAGTACAACTGGTGCAAAACTTAATTGTATTTTCTGTGACCGCCCTCATCTAAGTCAAGACTGTCAAAAGTTATCTGATATGAGTTATGAGGGCAGAAAATCGCAAGTTATAAGAAAAAGATGCTGTTTTGTTTGCCTTAAGGTTGGACATTTAGCAAAAAGATGTCATAGTGGTGTGAGATGCTTAATTTGTAAACGGAGACATTATCCATTACTTTGCCCAGATTTACGCAAGGAAAAGGAAAGTAATTTTTCGTCTAAGGACAGAACAGCCGATAATGAACAGAGATCTACAGAATCACTGCTAACAAATCTTCCCTCTGAACATGAAATACATCTCAAAACTATTATGATCAGACTACGAAATAGAGACTAG